The sequence below is a genomic window from Candidatus Yanofskybacteria bacterium.
TTTAAAAGGGCCCACAGAACTCTCGGGACTGCAAATTCCCGGTTTTACTGCCGGAAATTTATTTTTTATCACAGCAATAGTCCATGACTTCCGGTTTGGATAAAACCAAACCGGCTCGTTTCCCGAGCCTACTAGATCTTCAAAGGGGCAAGCGTCTTTTGATATAAATTCCAGATTATTGCCATTTAGTTGCTGGTGGGGACGACCAGCCCTTTCCGTGGCAAACAAAACCCAATCTCCTGAAACAATATCTTGTCGAAACTCGTTAAGCATTGTATTTTCCCGTCATTAAGTTCCATCTTATTTTAACCGTTTCCGTCAAAACCTGAAAGTAGGCGTTTAATTTAACATGCGAGCTGGGATCGTTCTTCCAAAAAATAGGAACTTCTTTTATTTTGTATCCGAATTTTCTGGCTAAAGCCAGCATCTCAACATCAAAACCCCAGCGATCAATGGTTGCTTTAGAGAAAATCTTATTGGCTGCTTCGGCAGTAGTTATTTTAAATCCCCTCTGCGTGTCGCTAATACCCGGTACGGCCATTAATTGTATGAAAAGATTGCCCAACGTCCCGAATACTCTTCTCCAGATCGGCTCTGAACCGCTGGCCACAACGCTTCCTTTAGCAGCGATCGAGGCAATAACTACGCCATAGCCCTGACCAAAAAAAGGCAGCATTTTTTCTATGTGATCGATGGTTGTTGCATTATCGGCATCTGTAAAAAGCCGGTATTGGCCTCTTGCCTTAAGCATACCTTCACGGACAGCAAACCCTTTTCCTCTGTTCCGGTCGTAATCCAATAGTTGAAGAGTGGGAATTGCAGCAGTCATTGAGCGGACAATATCATTGGTTTTGTCCTTTGAACCGTCGGTAA
It includes:
- a CDS encoding glycosyltransferase family 2 protein; translated protein: MYLSVIIPAYNEEKHIRKTVESIHQYLSGKNIEYEILVVTDGSKDKTNDIVRSMTAAIPTLQLLDYDRNRGKGFAVREGMLKARGQYRLFTDADNATTIDHIEKMLPFFGQGYGVVIASIAAKGSVVASGSEPIWRRVFGTLGNLFIQLMAVPGISDTQRGFKITTAEAANKIFSKATIDRWGFDVEMLALARKFGYKIKEVPIFWKNDPSSHVKLNAYFQVLTETVKIRWNLMTGKYNA